The proteins below come from a single Candidatus Angelobacter sp. genomic window:
- a CDS encoding DUF420 domain-containing protein: protein HLILAIVIVPLVLMTLNRALKQRFELHRKIARWTWPLWMYVSVTGVAIYLLLYQIFPQR, encoded by the coding sequence CATCTGATTCTGGCGATCGTCATCGTGCCGCTGGTGTTGATGACGCTGAATCGCGCGCTGAAGCAACGTTTCGAACTGCACCGGAAAATCGCGCGCTGGACCTGGCCGCTGTGGATGTATGTTTCAGTGACCGGCGTGGCAATCTATCTGCTCCTTTACCAGATCTTCCCGCAAC